From the genome of Litorilinea aerophila:
CTGGAGCTGGGGCGGGCCAACCCGGACGTCCTGGTCTGCACCAGCGATTCCCGGGGTTCGGGGAAGCTGGTTCCCTTCGGCCAGGCCCTGCCCGAGCAGATCGTCGAACTGGGCATCGCCGAGCAGAACCTCATCGGCGTTGCGGCCGGGCTTGCATCCGCGGGGAAACGGGTCTTCGCCGTGGTGCCCGCCTGCTTCCTCACCACCCGGGCCCTGGAGCAGATCAAGAACGACGTCTGCTATTCGGATCATCCGGTCAAGTTGATCTCCATCAGCGCCGGGGTCAGCTACGGCGCCCTGGGCTCCACCCACCACTCCTTGCATGACTATGCGGCGCTCCGGGCCATCCACAACATCACCATCGTGGCCCCGGCGGACAACCATGAAACCCGGTCGGCCATCCTGGCTGCGCTGGACTATCCGCACCCCATCTACATTCGCATGGGCAAGCGCCCCATGCTGGAGCTACACCAGCCGAATACGCCCTTTGAAGTGGGCAAGGCCATCATGCTGCGAGACGGCTCTGACGTCACCTTCGTGGCCATTGGCGAGCCGGTGGCCGAAGCGCTGCTGGCCAGCCAGATCCTGGCCGAAGAGGGCATCCAGTGCCGGGTTATCAGCATGCACACCCTGAAGCCGCTGGACCAGGAGACGCTGCTGGCCGCGGCGACCGACACCCGGGTCCTCATCACCGTGGAGGAGCACAGCATCTACGGCGGGCTGGGCGGTGCCTGCGCGGAGCTACTGATGGAGCGGGGCGTCACGGTGCCGTTCAAGATCGTGGGCATCCCCGATGAGTACACGGTGACCGGCAGCCAGATGGACATCTTCCGGCACTACGGCATCACGCCTGAAGGGCTGGCCGAGACAGCCCGGCAGATGCTGGAGACGGTCAAGGTGTAGCCCACCGGGCGAAAGAGGCGAAAGAAAAACGCAGGAGAAAGTGAAGTCGGGCACATGAAGCAGACAAATGGGGAAATCCTGGCCATTGACCAGGGCACCACCAACACCAAGGTGTTGCGGGTAAACCCGCAGGGCGAGATCGTGGGCCGGGCTTCCTGCCCCCTGGAAGTCACCTACCCCAGGCCGGGATGGGTGGAACAAGATCCCCAGGCCCTGTGGCAAAGCGTCTGCGACGCCATGGAACGCTGTCTGGCCGACGGGGACCCGAGCCGGCTGACGGCCATCGCCATCACCAACCAGCGGGAATCGGTCGTTCTGTGGGAGCGCGCGAGCGGCAAGGCGCTGGGCCCCTGCGTGGTCTGGCAGTGTCGTCGAACGGCACCCTTTTGCCAGACCTTGCGGGAGCGGGGTCTGGAACCGCTCCTGCATGAAAAAACCGGTCTTACCATCGACCCTCTCTTTTCGGCCAGCAAGATGCACTGGCTCCTGGATCAGATACCCAATGGCTATCAGCGGGGCGCGGCGGGTGAACTCTGTCTGGGAACGGTGGATAGCTGGCTCCTGTGGAACCTGACCGGTGGCAAGGTGCACGCCTGCGACATGTCCAACGCTTCTCGCACCCAACTGCTCAACCTGCACACCCGGCGTTGGGACGAGGAGCTGTTGGAGCTCTTCGAGATCCCCGCAGCCGCGCTGCCCCAGGTCCTGCCATCCAGCGCCATCTACGGGGAGAGCGCCCCGGCGGGCCCCTTGCCGGGCGGCATTCCCATCGCCGCCATGATAGGCGATTCCCATGCGGCCCTCTTCGGCCACACCTGCTTCCGGCCGGGCGCCATCAAGGCGACCTATGGGACCGGTTCATCGCTGATGATGCCGGTGGATCGGCCCCTCTTGTCTGCCAGCGGCCTATCCACCACCGTGGCCTGGGCCATGGCCGACCAGGCCACCTACGCCCTGGAGGGCAACATCCCGGTCACCGGGGCGGCGGTGCAATGGCTGGGACAGTTCCTGGGATTGGACGATCCAGCCGCCGGAGTGGCCCGGCTGGCCAGCCAGGTGGATGGCAGTGATGGCGTCTATTTTGTCCCAGCCTTCGTGGGGCTGGGGGCGCCCCACTGGCACGAGGAGGCCCGCGGGTTGATCACGGGCCTCACCCGGGGCAGCAGTGCGGCTCAGCTGGCCCGGGCCACGCTGGAGTCCATCGCCTACCAGATTCGGGACGTCTTCGACGCCATGGAAAGGGAGGTGGGCAGGGAGCTCCCGTGTCTGCTGGCCGACGGGGGGGCCAGCCAGAACCAGCTGCTCATGCAGTTTCAGGCGGATATCATCGGCCGGCCGGTGCTGCGCAGCACCTCGCCGGATCTGTCAGCCCTGGGCACAGCTTACCTGGCCGGTCTGACAACCGGGATCTGGCGCTCCCCCCGGGAGATTGGCGAGTTGCCCCGCCATTACGATGTCTTCGCCCCCCAGATGACAGCCGAACGGCGCGAGGAGCTCTATGCCGGTTGGCGCCGGGCCGTTGCCCGGACCATCTACACCCCCTAACCGCCAGAAGTACCCTTGCCTGAACCATGGCCCTGCCTGAAGCATGGAGCGAGGCTTTTCCAGCACATCATGGCTGAAACACCCTTTCAAGCGGCATAGGTTGGCGCTGCCGTTGGCCTGTCGCGACGGTTTGGCAGCAGGCCTGCCATGGCTCCATAATGGAAACGGACGCGGGCGTCTAAACCCGTGTAAGGCAGAAGATCCATTGGAGAAAGGCAAGGGAGCAATGGCGACCATTGATGAGTTGCGACTCATGACCAAGGTGGCCCGGCTGTACTACGAAAATAACCGCCGTCAGTCGGAGATAGCCGCCCAACTGGACATTTCCCAGGCGACGGTTTCCCGTCTGCTGAAGCGTGCCCACGAAGAGCAGATCGTCCGGATTCGCATCAGCCCGCCCCCGGGCATCTACTCGGAGTTGGAAGCGGCGCTGCAGGAGCGCTACGACCTGAAGGATGTCATTGTGGTGGACTGCGAGGCCGAGGACGACGAGCAGGAGATCATCCGCAACCTGGGCGTTGCGGCCGCTTTCTACCTGGAAACCACCCTGAAACGGGGAGAAGTGGTGGGCATCTCGTCGTGGAGCGAAACCCTGCTGGCCATGGTGGATGCCATGCATCCCCTGGCCCAGCCCCTGGAATCCCAGGTGGTGCAGATTTTGGGGGGGATCGGCAACCCGGCCGCCGAGGTGCATGCCAACCACCTGACCACCAAGCTGGCCAACCTGGTGGGCAGTGAACCCAAATTCCTGGCCGCGCCCGGGGTGGTCGGCTCCCCCGAAGCCCGGGCCGTCATCTGCAACGATACTTTTGTGCAGGAGACCCTGAAACTTTTCGATCGAATCAACGTGGCCCTGGTGGGCATCGGGGCGCTGCTCCCCTCCAAGCTGTTGGCCAGCAGTGGCAACGTCTTCTCCCAGGCGGAGATCGACCTGCTGAAAGAAGAGGGCGCGGTGGGAGACATCTGCCTGCGATTCTACAACAGCCAGGGGGTTCCGGTGGTCACCCCCCTGAATGAGCGGGTGATCGGCATCACCCTGGAGCAGTTGCGAAAAGTGGAACGCTGTGTGGGGATTGCCGGCGGCCGCCGCAAGTGGATGGCCATTCGCGGCGCCCTGGAGGGTGAGTTGATCAACGTGCTTATCACGGATCACTTCACGGCCCAGCGGCTGATTGACGGCAGGCTGTTTACGTTCCCGTGGGAGCCGTCCATGTCGGACCGGACGCCGCGGGAATAGCCCCCCGCCCGCTGGGGTCCACGGGGTTCACGGCCAACGGGGATCCGTGTTTTTTTGCAGTTGAGTTATCCCAGGTCAGAGGAAAAGCGAGAGGAGCGAGGGAATATGGAACCATCAACGGTTACCCTGGGCGTGATTGTGGGCAACCGCGATTTCTTCCCGGATCAGCTGGTGAGCGAAGGGCGGCGTGACATCCTGCAAGTATTGGAAGAGATGCAGGTCCAGTCGGTCATTGTGGACGAAGAGATGACCAAGCTCGGCGCGGTGGAGACGTGGGAGGACGCCAAGCGCTGCGCGGCCCTGTTCAAGGAGCATCGGGACGAGATCGACGGCATCCTGGTGGTGCTGCCCAACTTCGGCGATGAGAAAGCCGTGGCCGACACCATCCGGCTCTCGGGCCTGCGGGTCCCCATCCTGGTGCAGGCCTA
Proteins encoded in this window:
- a CDS encoding transketolase family protein; translated protein: MKLGRPNLEEFGATMLELGRANPDVLVCTSDSRGSGKLVPFGQALPEQIVELGIAEQNLIGVAAGLASAGKRVFAVVPACFLTTRALEQIKNDVCYSDHPVKLISISAGVSYGALGSTHHSLHDYAALRAIHNITIVAPADNHETRSAILAALDYPHPIYIRMGKRPMLELHQPNTPFEVGKAIMLRDGSDVTFVAIGEPVAEALLASQILAEEGIQCRVISMHTLKPLDQETLLAAATDTRVLITVEEHSIYGGLGGACAELLMERGVTVPFKIVGIPDEYTVTGSQMDIFRHYGITPEGLAETARQMLETVKV
- a CDS encoding FGGY family carbohydrate kinase — translated: MKQTNGEILAIDQGTTNTKVLRVNPQGEIVGRASCPLEVTYPRPGWVEQDPQALWQSVCDAMERCLADGDPSRLTAIAITNQRESVVLWERASGKALGPCVVWQCRRTAPFCQTLRERGLEPLLHEKTGLTIDPLFSASKMHWLLDQIPNGYQRGAAGELCLGTVDSWLLWNLTGGKVHACDMSNASRTQLLNLHTRRWDEELLELFEIPAAALPQVLPSSAIYGESAPAGPLPGGIPIAAMIGDSHAALFGHTCFRPGAIKATYGTGSSLMMPVDRPLLSASGLSTTVAWAMADQATYALEGNIPVTGAAVQWLGQFLGLDDPAAGVARLASQVDGSDGVYFVPAFVGLGAPHWHEEARGLITGLTRGSSAAQLARATLESIAYQIRDVFDAMEREVGRELPCLLADGGASQNQLLMQFQADIIGRPVLRSTSPDLSALGTAYLAGLTTGIWRSPREIGELPRHYDVFAPQMTAERREELYAGWRRAVARTIYTP
- a CDS encoding sugar-binding transcriptional regulator, whose amino-acid sequence is MATIDELRLMTKVARLYYENNRRQSEIAAQLDISQATVSRLLKRAHEEQIVRIRISPPPGIYSELEAALQERYDLKDVIVVDCEAEDDEQEIIRNLGVAAAFYLETTLKRGEVVGISSWSETLLAMVDAMHPLAQPLESQVVQILGGIGNPAAEVHANHLTTKLANLVGSEPKFLAAPGVVGSPEARAVICNDTFVQETLKLFDRINVALVGIGALLPSKLLASSGNVFSQAEIDLLKEEGAVGDICLRFYNSQGVPVVTPLNERVIGITLEQLRKVERCVGIAGGRRKWMAIRGALEGELINVLITDHFTAQRLIDGRLFTFPWEPSMSDRTPRE